In Patulibacter sp. SYSU D01012, a single window of DNA contains:
- a CDS encoding malonic semialdehyde reductase: MSTTDTDVYALAPEARALLFTEARTANAFADEPVTDEQLRAIVDLAKWPPTAANTNPLRILFVRTPEGRARLLPHLAEGNRAKTASAPVTAVLAFDSEFYEHMPRLFPPRASMREALAASPTSDDMARYNAALQTAYFLLAVRAVGLAAGPMAGFDAAGVDEEFFAGTSWRSHLVVNVGRPGADAWLDRLPRFDYEDIVREV; the protein is encoded by the coding sequence ATGAGCACGACCGACACCGACGTCTACGCCCTCGCGCCCGAGGCGCGGGCGCTCCTCTTCACCGAGGCCCGCACGGCCAACGCGTTCGCGGACGAGCCCGTCACCGACGAGCAGCTGCGCGCGATCGTCGACCTGGCGAAGTGGCCGCCCACGGCGGCCAACACGAACCCGCTGCGGATCCTCTTCGTCCGCACCCCGGAGGGCCGCGCGCGCCTGCTGCCCCACCTCGCCGAGGGCAATCGGGCCAAGACGGCTTCGGCGCCCGTCACCGCGGTCCTGGCGTTCGACAGCGAGTTCTACGAGCACATGCCGCGGCTGTTCCCCCCGCGCGCGTCCATGCGCGAGGCCCTCGCCGCCAGCCCGACGAGCGACGACATGGCCCGCTACAACGCGGCGCTCCAGACGGCGTACTTCCTGCTCGCGGTCCGGGCGGTCGGCCTGGCGGCCGGCCCGATGGCCGGGTTCGACGCCGCGGGCGTCGACGAGGAGTTCTTCGCCGGCACGTCGTGGCGCTCCCACCTGGTGGTGAACGTCGGCCGTCCCGGCGCCGACGCGTGGCTCGACCGCCTGCCGCGCTTCGACTACGAGGACATCGTCCGCGAGGTCTGA
- a CDS encoding TetR family transcriptional regulator has product MPLTLNDRQQELLDGLVALFVAEGFRQFTLGDLTVRLHCSKSTLYALGESKEQLVGNAVVHFFRTATAEVERRTALEDEPAARIQAYLTAVADALRPASAAFIEDIAAHPAARQAYARNTRIAARRVRELIDEGVSSGAFRAVHAAFVADTVASTMTRIQSGDVQRATGLRDAEAYEELAALVLRGVRS; this is encoded by the coding sequence GTGCCGCTGACGCTGAACGACCGCCAGCAGGAGCTCCTCGACGGGCTCGTGGCGCTGTTCGTCGCCGAGGGCTTCCGCCAGTTCACGCTGGGCGACCTGACGGTGCGGCTGCACTGCTCGAAGTCGACGCTCTACGCGCTGGGCGAGAGCAAGGAGCAGCTCGTCGGCAACGCCGTCGTCCACTTCTTCCGCACCGCTACGGCCGAGGTGGAGCGCCGCACCGCGCTCGAGGACGAGCCCGCCGCGCGGATCCAGGCGTACCTGACCGCGGTGGCGGACGCGCTGCGGCCGGCGTCGGCGGCGTTCATCGAGGACATCGCGGCCCACCCGGCGGCCCGCCAGGCGTACGCGCGCAACACGCGGATCGCCGCGCGGCGCGTGCGCGAGCTGATCGACGAGGGCGTCTCGTCCGGGGCGTTCCGGGCGGTGCACGCGGCCTTCGTCGCCGACACGGTGGCGTCGACGATGACGCGGATCCAGTCCGGGGACGTGCAGCGCGCCACCGGCCTGCGCGACGCCGAGGCGTACGAGGAGCTGGCGGCCCTCGTGCTGCGCGGCGTGCGCAGCTGA
- a CDS encoding SDR family NAD(P)-dependent oxidoreductase — translation MEIAGAGAVVFGGASGLGEATGRRLAGAGAHVVIADLATERAEALAAEIGGRAVTTDVTDETSVGAAVEAAAQAERGLRVSVVCAGLATPAKLVGRGGPTPMERFEAVIRVNLLGTINAMRLAAAAMAGNAPEGDAGERGVCVQTASIAAFDGQIGQVAYAASKGGVVGLTLPVARELAAHAIRVVTIAPGLFDTPMMAGLPEQVREDLGASVPFPPRLGRPAEYAHLVQHVVENSMLNGEVVRLDGAVRMPPR, via the coding sequence ATGGAGATCGCAGGAGCAGGAGCCGTCGTCTTCGGCGGCGCGTCGGGGCTGGGCGAGGCGACCGGGCGGCGGCTGGCCGGCGCCGGCGCGCACGTCGTGATCGCCGACCTGGCCACGGAGCGCGCCGAGGCGCTCGCCGCCGAGATCGGCGGCCGCGCGGTGACGACCGACGTGACGGACGAGACGAGCGTGGGGGCCGCCGTGGAGGCCGCCGCGCAGGCGGAGCGCGGCCTGCGCGTGTCGGTGGTCTGCGCCGGCCTCGCCACGCCCGCGAAGCTCGTCGGCCGCGGCGGGCCGACGCCGATGGAGCGCTTCGAGGCAGTCATCCGGGTCAACCTGCTCGGCACGATCAACGCGATGCGCCTGGCGGCGGCGGCGATGGCGGGCAACGCGCCCGAGGGCGACGCCGGCGAGCGCGGCGTCTGCGTGCAGACCGCGTCCATCGCCGCCTTCGACGGGCAGATCGGGCAGGTCGCGTACGCGGCGTCGAAGGGCGGCGTCGTCGGCCTGACGCTGCCGGTGGCCCGCGAGCTGGCGGCCCACGCGATCCGCGTGGTGACGATCGCGCCGGGGCTGTTCGACACGCCGATGATGGCGGGGCTGCCCGAGCAGGTGCGCGAGGACCTGGGGGCGTCCGTGCCCTTCCCGCCGCGGCTCGGCCGGCCGGCGGAGTACGCCCACCTGGTCCAGCACGTCGTCGAGAACTCGATGCTCAACGGCGAGGTCGTGCGCCTGGACGGCGCCGTCCGCATGCCGCCGCGCTGA
- a CDS encoding acyl-CoA dehydrogenase family protein encodes MTAERLLPTPESEEIVALAREVAQTDLAPRAAAAEAAGAFPRDVFRQLGELGLLGMPYPDDLGGGGLDYEVYLQVLEELAGAWASVAVGVSVHVMSCYPLATFGTDEQRARWLPDMVGGRLLGAYCLSEAHAGSDPAAMRARARRTDGGYVLSGSKAWVTHGGEADFYTVFARTSDHRTSGISCFLVPADARGLSAGRPEHKMGLTGSTTATIDLDDVFVPEERRIGAEGQGLQIALSALDSGRLGIAATAVGLGQAALDHAARYAGERETFGQPIIEHQGLGFLLADMDAAVESARATVLDAARRRDRGRPFGRQASIAKLVATDAAMRVTTDAVQVLGGAGYTTDFPVERMMREAKIMQIFEGTNQIQRMVIARHLAKATAPTRHLRAA; translated from the coding sequence GTGACCGCCGAGCGCCTGCTGCCGACGCCCGAGAGCGAGGAGATCGTGGCCCTCGCCCGCGAGGTGGCCCAGACCGACCTGGCCCCCCGCGCCGCGGCGGCCGAGGCCGCCGGCGCCTTCCCCCGCGACGTCTTCCGGCAGCTCGGCGAGCTCGGGCTGCTCGGCATGCCGTACCCGGACGACCTGGGCGGCGGCGGGCTGGACTACGAGGTCTACCTGCAGGTGCTCGAGGAGCTGGCCGGCGCGTGGGCCAGCGTCGCCGTCGGCGTCAGCGTCCACGTCATGTCGTGCTACCCGCTCGCGACGTTCGGGACGGACGAGCAGCGCGCCCGCTGGCTGCCGGACATGGTCGGCGGCCGGCTGCTCGGCGCGTACTGCCTGTCGGAGGCGCACGCCGGGTCCGACCCCGCCGCGATGCGCGCCCGCGCACGGCGCACGGACGGCGGCTACGTCCTGTCGGGCAGCAAGGCATGGGTGACCCACGGCGGCGAGGCCGACTTCTACACGGTCTTCGCGCGCACGTCCGACCACCGGACGTCCGGCATCTCGTGCTTCCTCGTGCCGGCCGACGCCCGCGGCCTGTCCGCCGGCCGGCCCGAGCACAAGATGGGGCTGACCGGCTCGACGACCGCCACGATCGACCTGGACGACGTGTTCGTGCCGGAGGAGCGCCGCATCGGCGCCGAGGGCCAGGGGCTGCAGATCGCCCTGTCGGCGCTCGACTCCGGTCGCCTGGGCATCGCCGCCACCGCGGTCGGTCTGGGCCAGGCCGCGCTCGACCACGCCGCGCGGTACGCCGGCGAGCGCGAGACGTTCGGCCAGCCGATCATCGAGCACCAGGGCCTCGGCTTCCTGCTGGCCGACATGGACGCGGCCGTCGAGTCGGCCCGCGCCACGGTGCTGGACGCCGCCCGTCGCCGCGACCGTGGCCGCCCGTTCGGTCGCCAGGCGTCGATCGCCAAGCTCGTGGCCACCGACGCTGCGATGCGCGTCACGACCGACGCCGTGCAGGTGCTCGGCGGGGCGGGCTACACGACGGACTTCCCGGTCGAGCGGATGATGCGCGAGGCGAAGATCATGCAGATCTTCGAGGGCACCAACCAGATCCAGCGGATGGTCATCGCCCGCCACCTGGCCAAGGCCACCGCGCCGACCCGCCACCTGCGGGCCGCCTGA
- a CDS encoding SigB/SigF/SigG family RNA polymerase sigma factor, whose product MPTDAVLRDARDRALLRRYHRHGDRAARDQMVVRAMPLVRSLARRYAERGEALEDLVQVGALGLVKAIDRFDPDAGTRFVSFAAPTITGEIRRHFRDHTWAVHVPRAVKELDAKVQHARVRLEETTGREPAAAEIAAHLGTTADEVRGGMLGGRAYRSHSLHHPLGEAGEVIDVHGELDQGYVQVERRALVEDAMRGLDPRARHVVRARYEEGRLQREIAADVGVSQMQVSRILSQALATMRDGLGDDASLAS is encoded by the coding sequence GTGCCCACCGATGCCGTTCTTCGGGACGCGCGCGACCGCGCGCTCCTCCGCCGCTACCACCGCCACGGCGACCGCGCCGCCCGCGACCAGATGGTCGTCCGCGCGATGCCGCTCGTGCGCTCCCTCGCTCGCCGCTACGCCGAGCGCGGCGAGGCCCTCGAGGACCTCGTGCAGGTCGGCGCGCTCGGCCTGGTCAAGGCGATCGACCGCTTCGATCCCGACGCCGGGACGCGCTTCGTCTCGTTCGCCGCGCCGACCATCACCGGCGAGATTCGCCGGCACTTCCGCGACCACACGTGGGCGGTCCACGTGCCGCGGGCCGTGAAGGAGCTCGACGCCAAGGTCCAGCACGCCCGGGTCCGCCTGGAGGAGACCACGGGCCGCGAGCCCGCAGCCGCCGAGATCGCCGCCCACCTGGGCACGACGGCGGACGAGGTGCGCGGCGGGATGCTCGGCGGCCGCGCCTACCGGTCGCACTCGCTGCACCACCCGCTCGGCGAGGCGGGCGAGGTCATCGACGTCCACGGCGAGCTCGACCAGGGCTACGTGCAGGTCGAGCGCCGCGCGCTGGTGGAGGACGCGATGCGCGGCCTCGACCCCCGGGCCCGGCACGTCGTCCGGGCGCGCTACGAGGAGGGGCGCCTGCAGCGCGAGATCGCCGCCGACGTCGGCGTGTCGCAGATGCAGGTCTCGCGCATCCTCAGCCAGGCGCTCGCCACGATGCGCGACGGGCTTGGCGACGACGCGTCGCTCGCCTCCTGA